The Brevinematia bacterium genome window below encodes:
- a CDS encoding hemerythrin family protein, which translates to MDRLVFDDSLKTGIEVVDEQHKKLIEVVNNFLDKLLNSDTKAISSEVEKLFDFMAEYSVFHFQTEEKIMEENSCPTLDLHRSQHQFFIMEANKLKFDLRTKGLTPELLSKVQYLLLDWVKDHIMDMDKKICDKKDKVS; encoded by the coding sequence ATGGATAGACTAGTATTTGACGATAGTTTGAAGACGGGAATAGAGGTAGTAGATGAACAACATAAGAAGCTTATAGAAGTAGTAAACAATTTTCTGGATAAGTTGTTGAATTCTGATACTAAAGCTATTTCTTCAGAGGTAGAGAAATTATTTGACTTTATGGCTGAGTATTCAGTGTTTCATTTCCAGACTGAGGAGAAAATAATGGAAGAGAATTCTTGTCCAACGCTAGATCTGCATAGATCACAGCATCAGTTCTTCATCATGGAGGCGAATAAACTAAAGTTTGATTTGAGAACCAAGGGACTAACTCCAGAGCTTTTGAGCAAAGTTCAGTATTTGTTGCTAGATTGGGTTAAGGATCACATTATGGATATGGACAAGAAGATATGCGATAAGAAGGACAAAGTTTCATAG
- a CDS encoding Mut7-C RNAse domain-containing protein: MIVRFVADSMLGGLAKYLRMLGFHTEYFAKIEDKELIKIIEEDKKAILLTKDRHLKDEYHTYGNRIFLVTSEDKIEQTVEVLKTFKLKNQISPFIRCLECNTKLIRIPKKEAEKLLSQEICKNFSEFYKCPVCNKIFWFSTHTQRMEIIIQRILNKLEEK; the protein is encoded by the coding sequence ATGATAGTAAGATTTGTTGCTGACTCAATGCTCGGAGGACTAGCAAAATACCTAAGAATGTTAGGTTTTCACACAGAATACTTTGCAAAGATTGAAGATAAAGAACTAATCAAGATCATAGAAGAGGACAAGAAAGCAATTCTTCTTACCAAAGACAGGCATCTTAAAGATGAATACCACACCTACGGTAATAGGATATTCCTTGTGACTTCCGAGGACAAGATAGAACAAACAGTAGAAGTATTAAAGACTTTCAAGCTTAAGAATCAGATTTCTCCATTCATCAGATGTTTAGAGTGTAACACAAAGTTAATCAGAATACCTAAAAAGGAAGCGGAAAAGCTATTATCTCAGGAGATATGCAAAAACTTTAGTGAATTTTATAAATGCCCAGTATGTAACAAAATATTCTGGTTCTCAACTCACACCCAAAGAATGGAAATCATAATCCAAAGGATCCTGAACAAGCTAGAAGAAAAATAA
- a CDS encoding DUF327 family protein — MRVSRLGRNSNLPPQRSTPISERQSLFPRILESSSKRIINEEIDETIKELSELDKTIETSFREEHIEKYRELLKKLILRTQEIVKVIEKTSSKNKDRVLKVVVISDEKLKRMLEETITSEVSKLRLKGIIKELQGILISLKV; from the coding sequence ATGAGGGTATCCAGACTGGGTAGGAATAGCAACCTACCCCCTCAAAGATCTACCCCCATCTCCGAAAGACAATCACTATTCCCGAGAATATTAGAAAGTAGTTCTAAACGCATAATAAACGAGGAAATAGATGAAACGATAAAGGAACTTTCCGAGCTTGATAAAACCATAGAAACAAGCTTTAGAGAAGAACACATAGAAAAATATAGAGAACTGCTCAAAAAGCTAATCCTCAGAACTCAAGAGATTGTGAAGGTAATTGAGAAAACGTCAAGTAAAAACAAGGATAGGGTCTTGAAAGTGGTTGTAATAAGTGATGAAAAACTAAAAAGAATGCTTGAAGAGACAATTACCTCGGAAGTTTCTAAACTTAGGCTAAAAGGCATAATCAAGGAACTACAAGGAATACTTATTTCTCTTAAAGTATGA
- the hisD gene encoding histidinol dehydrogenase: MRITNLRGEILDSIPRKGSEVLLEKEVVKVVERIIEDVRKNGDKAVIEYLREFDEFEGDQIKVSEDEFLRAREEVETSVELTGVVKGFLEMIERVKSFHQEQLRHFHLYGKWVAKTKGIVGQVIKPIERVCVYVPGGRAIYPSTLIMNLIPAKVAGVKEIFVSTPSKKGKIPSVILYLCEIMGINDVFKVGGAVAVASFAFGTETIPKADMIVGPGNKYYVTAKKILNGIIGIDMLPGPSEIAVIANTGNPHFISLDLLSQLEHDPDSSGYFISTNQELIERVKEEVLSTLDKAKRKDILSKSVDNFFFILVESIEEGFEIVNAIAPEHLEVIVEGISIENIDNYVKNAGTVIIGNNTPVVLTDYIAGVNHVLPTGATARFSSPLGVYNFVKLYNIAQWDNKSLEEDIPTISKLARYEQLEIHALSAERRSNS, from the coding sequence ATGAGAATTACTAACCTCAGAGGTGAGATTCTGGATAGTATTCCTAGGAAAGGAAGCGAGGTATTGCTTGAGAAAGAGGTGGTGAAGGTAGTTGAGAGAATTATAGAAGATGTTAGAAAGAACGGAGATAAAGCTGTCATTGAGTATCTTAGAGAATTTGACGAATTTGAAGGAGACCAAATTAAGGTAAGTGAGGATGAATTTCTCAGAGCAAGAGAAGAGGTAGAAACTAGCGTAGAGCTTACTGGAGTAGTGAAAGGATTTCTTGAGATGATAGAAAGAGTGAAAAGTTTTCACCAGGAACAACTTAGGCATTTTCACTTATATGGCAAATGGGTAGCTAAAACTAAGGGAATCGTAGGGCAAGTCATAAAACCTATTGAGAGAGTATGTGTTTATGTTCCAGGAGGAAGAGCAATATATCCATCCACTTTGATAATGAACCTCATTCCAGCAAAGGTAGCGGGGGTGAAAGAAATATTCGTTTCAACTCCGTCAAAGAAAGGCAAAATACCATCAGTTATACTCTATCTCTGTGAGATTATGGGGATAAATGATGTATTTAAGGTTGGCGGAGCGGTAGCAGTAGCAAGCTTTGCATTTGGAACCGAAACTATACCAAAAGCTGACATGATAGTAGGCCCTGGAAATAAATACTATGTCACTGCTAAGAAGATCCTAAACGGTATTATAGGTATAGACATGCTACCAGGACCTAGTGAAATAGCAGTTATTGCAAATACCGGAAACCCTCACTTTATCTCGCTTGATCTGTTATCACAGCTTGAACACGATCCAGACTCAAGCGGATACTTCATCTCAACGAATCAGGAGCTTATAGAAAGAGTAAAAGAAGAAGTTCTTTCAACGCTGGACAAAGCAAAAAGAAAAGACATACTGTCAAAGTCAGTGGATAATTTTTTCTTCATACTTGTTGAAAGCATTGAAGAAGGTTTTGAAATTGTAAATGCCATCGCTCCAGAACACTTAGAAGTAATTGTAGAAGGAATAAGTATTGAGAACATAGACAACTATGTTAAAAATGCAGGAACAGTAATAATAGGTAACAACACTCCTGTTGTCCTAACTGACTACATAGCAGGTGTAAATCATGTTTTACCTACTGGCGCAACTGCCAGATTCTCTTCACCTTTGGGAGTTTATAACTTTGTCAAACTTTACAACATCGCCCAGTGGGACAATAAAAGTCTTGAAGAAGACATACCTACTATCTCAAAACTTGCAAGATACGAACAGCTAGAAATACATGCCCTATCTGCCGAGAGAAGAAGCAACAGCTAA